The proteins below are encoded in one region of Limnohabitans sp. 63ED37-2:
- a CDS encoding ATP-binding protein, which yields MALIGAALARMVTHLPKRYQQGKMPYVFFFVVVVIAVLLTYAVFSPYSYANVIFTSFAACLFALLVMVNRGFSLDWATHLATGLGALVLFYAAWSAGGVYSPRLAWMLILPLTPFYVISRRAGIFWLLAVLLLQFLMVVSNHQGWIQSFETGMAHVPSSLLTYTLVTCVLIVVPLMYDHMYRQALEESRKHQRELEARREELEHTSAMREHFIATVSHELRTPMNAILGFNALLLARVQGKPEALKVLNHTRQSADHLMTVINDILDYSQLQSGQLVIQPETFELRHIAQHAFELFKPRVESMNLDYRLVLDPALPVWVHTDRHRLMQVLVNLLGNALKFTHQGSVVLQVRWTDPGVEFSVQDTGIGIAKERQEQIFKRFAQAENDTQTLYGGNGLGLAISQKLAQLLGGAIGFESEPGQGSRFWLQLPLTAASAPLKSAEQLLQPLQSADRAWTFLVADDHPVNRLLLKQVLQNAWPHSVVLEAVDGQKALDVLREQPVDLVFMDMVMPIMDGIDATRLIRQDALDRIHQVPVLGLTANVNPLDLECFKSAGLNGVMLKPFEPATLCHRAETLLLPTGDAA from the coding sequence ATGGCCTTGATCGGTGCGGCGTTGGCCCGCATGGTGACCCATCTGCCCAAGCGCTATCAGCAGGGCAAGATGCCCTATGTGTTTTTCTTTGTGGTGGTGGTGATCGCGGTTTTGTTGACGTATGCCGTGTTCAGTCCCTACTCCTACGCGAACGTGATCTTCACCAGTTTTGCGGCCTGTCTGTTTGCGTTGCTGGTGATGGTCAATCGGGGCTTTTCATTGGACTGGGCCACCCATCTGGCCACTGGGCTGGGGGCGTTGGTTTTGTTTTATGCGGCATGGTCTGCCGGGGGCGTCTACTCGCCTCGGTTGGCCTGGATGCTGATTTTGCCCTTGACCCCGTTTTATGTGATCAGCCGCAGAGCGGGCATTTTTTGGCTGTTGGCGGTGCTGCTGCTGCAATTTTTGATGGTCGTGTCGAACCATCAGGGCTGGATCCAATCCTTTGAGACCGGCATGGCGCATGTGCCATCGTCCTTGTTGACCTACACACTGGTGACCTGCGTGCTGATTGTGGTGCCCTTGATGTACGACCACATGTACCGTCAGGCCCTGGAAGAAAGCCGCAAGCACCAGCGTGAATTGGAAGCCCGGCGTGAAGAGCTTGAACACACCTCGGCCATGCGCGAGCATTTCATTGCCACGGTGAGCCACGAACTGCGCACCCCCATGAACGCCATTTTGGGCTTCAACGCCTTGTTGTTGGCCCGCGTGCAAGGCAAACCCGAAGCCCTCAAGGTGCTCAACCACACGCGCCAATCCGCCGACCACCTGATGACGGTGATCAACGACATCCTGGACTATTCGCAACTGCAGTCGGGGCAATTGGTCATCCAGCCCGAGACCTTTGAATTGCGCCACATCGCCCAGCACGCTTTTGAACTGTTCAAGCCGCGTGTGGAAAGCATGAATCTGGATTACCGCCTGGTGCTGGACCCCGCTTTGCCCGTTTGGGTGCACACCGACCGCCACCGCCTGATGCAGGTGCTGGTCAATTTGCTGGGCAATGCACTCAAATTCACGCACCAAGGTTCGGTGGTTTTGCAGGTGCGCTGGACCGATCCCGGGGTGGAGTTTTCCGTGCAGGACACCGGGATTGGCATTGCCAAGGAGCGGCAAGAACAGATCTTCAAACGCTTTGCTCAGGCTGAAAACGACACCCAAACTTTGTACGGGGGCAATGGTCTGGGGCTGGCCATTTCTCAGAAGCTGGCCCAATTGCTCGGGGGTGCCATTGGTTTTGAAAGCGAGCCCGGTCAGGGTTCTCGCTTTTGGCTGCAACTGCCCTTGACCGCGGCCAGCGCCCCCCTTAAGTCGGCCGAGCAGCTCCTGCAGCCGCTGCAAAGTGCCGACCGGGCCTGGACTTTCTTGGTGGCCGATGACCACCCGGTGAACCGCTTGCTGCTCAAGCAGGTGTTGCAAAACGCCTGGCCCCACAGCGTGGTTTTGGAAGCTGTCGACGGGCAAAAGGCTTTGGACGTGTTGCGAGAGCAGCCGGTGGACCTGGTCTTCATGGACATGGTCATGCCGATCATGGACGGCATCGACGCCACCCGACTCATTCGCCAAGATGCGTTGGACCGCATCCACCAAGTGCCGGTGTTGGGCCTGACCGCCAACGTCAACCCGCTGGACTTGGAGTGCTTCAAATCGGCAGGCCTGAACGGCGTGATGCTCAAGCCATTTGAGCCCGCCACTTTGTGCCACCGGGCAGAAACCTTGTTGCTGCCCACAGGCGACGCCGCATGA
- a CDS encoding hybrid sensor histidine kinase/response regulator: MWRSLFRPDGFLRQEMLTIYLILVSVTTFLGYLFTPMQAVSQANLVVSVLAVCLFAVVRIRAIFSHLVHAVTGLTMLLTVYTAMHTGGINSTAVVWLNVLSVPVLLMLGRGATLVWIAIMLLAIWSLTLMTWLGVVSSHVDVSSSVVTWAYLNHVFALLNLMMGVRIYEHLHKVQLRKLNQRNDELKATHEALILAQAHKDEFVAAVGHELRTPMNVILGFNGVLRRELAEEPEPLAVVGHIRRSTEHLLQVVNDILDFSQLQAGKLRLNRVDFALQTLQDDLQHRHFTKAQSKGLALCFERSAELPDRVHGDPNRLLQILNNLVDNGIKFTHQGSVTVRMMAQGERLRFEVQDSGRGIPRERQAHIFRRFEHADVQTNRAYGGTGLGLTLCEKLVTLHGGQIGVDSQEGRGALFWFEIPLEAAQSVDPLEDLIDDNLSDEPLSILVVDDNNVNLMVAQLQLQKCWPRAQITTVDSGAKALSLIDQQLFDVALIDMVMPEMDGMQVTRQIRQQFPAIAARMPILALTANTNPVDRERCLAAGMNDVLHKPMEMAMLMRTVGHHIALARRGRS; the protein is encoded by the coding sequence ATGTGGCGAAGCCTGTTTCGCCCGGATGGCTTTTTGCGCCAGGAAATGCTCACGATCTATTTGATCTTGGTGAGCGTCACGACCTTCTTGGGTTATCTGTTCACGCCGATGCAGGCGGTGTCACAGGCCAATTTGGTGGTGTCGGTGTTGGCGGTGTGTCTTTTTGCCGTGGTCCGCATCCGGGCCATTTTCAGCCACCTGGTGCACGCCGTGACGGGGCTGACCATGTTGCTGACGGTGTACACGGCCATGCACACGGGCGGCATCAACTCAACGGCCGTGGTTTGGCTCAACGTGCTGTCGGTGCCGGTTTTGTTGATGTTGGGACGTGGGGCCACCCTGGTCTGGATCGCCATCATGCTGCTGGCCATTTGGAGCTTGACCCTGATGACGTGGCTGGGTGTGGTGAGCAGCCATGTCGACGTGTCGTCTTCGGTGGTGACCTGGGCTTATCTGAACCACGTGTTTGCCTTGTTGAACCTGATGATGGGGGTGCGCATTTATGAGCACCTGCACAAAGTGCAGTTGCGCAAACTCAACCAGCGCAACGACGAGCTCAAGGCCACGCATGAGGCGCTGATTCTGGCGCAGGCGCACAAGGACGAATTTGTGGCCGCTGTGGGCCACGAGCTGCGCACGCCCATGAATGTGATTTTGGGCTTCAACGGCGTGTTGCGCCGGGAGTTGGCCGAGGAGCCCGAGCCCTTGGCGGTGGTTGGGCACATCCGCCGCTCCACCGAGCATTTGCTGCAGGTCGTGAATGACATCCTGGATTTTTCGCAGCTGCAGGCCGGAAAGTTGCGCCTGAACCGCGTGGACTTTGCCTTGCAGACCCTGCAAGACGATCTGCAACACCGCCACTTCACAAAAGCCCAAAGCAAGGGCTTGGCCTTGTGTTTTGAGCGCAGCGCCGAATTGCCCGACCGGGTGCATGGCGACCCCAACCGTTTGCTGCAAATCCTGAACAACCTGGTGGACAACGGCATCAAGTTCACACACCAGGGTTCGGTGACCGTGCGCATGATGGCCCAAGGCGAGCGATTGCGATTTGAGGTGCAAGATTCTGGACGGGGCATTCCCCGTGAACGGCAGGCCCACATTTTTCGGCGCTTTGAACATGCCGATGTGCAAACCAACCGGGCCTATGGTGGCACGGGTCTGGGTTTGACGCTGTGCGAAAAACTGGTGACGCTGCATGGCGGCCAGATTGGGGTGGACAGCCAAGAAGGCCGAGGCGCACTGTTCTGGTTTGAGATCCCCCTGGAGGCGGCGCAAAGCGTTGATCCGCTCGAGGACTTGATCGACGACAACCTCAGCGATGAGCCCTTGAGCATCTTGGTGGTGGACGACAACAACGTCAACCTGATGGTGGCCCAATTGCAATTGCAAAAATGCTGGCCCAGGGCGCAAATCACCACGGTGGACAGCGGCGCCAAAGCGCTCAGCCTGATCGATCAGCAGTTGTTCGATGTGGCGCTCATTGACATGGTCATGCCCGAGATGGACGGCATGCAGGTCACACGCCAAATCCGCCAGCAATTTCCGGCCATTGCAGCCCGCATGCCGATCTTGGCGCTCACCGCCAACACCAATCCGGTGGACCGCGAACGTTGCCTGGCTGCGGGCATGAACGATGTGCTGCACAAACCGATGGAGATGGCCATGCTGATGCGCACGGTGGGCCATCACATTGCTTTGGCAAGAAGGGGCCGATCGTGA
- a CDS encoding ParB/RepB/Spo0J family partition protein has translation MVTKKPKGLGRGLEALLGPKVEEAPDTASYAESGLPSQLKLDQMVAGMYQPRTRMDEGALYELAESIKAQGIMQPILVRQLHDGPNAGKYEIIAGERRFRASRLAGLDAVPVLVRDVPNEAAAAMALIENIQREDLNPLEEAQGLQRLIKEFGLTHETAAQAVGRSRSAASNLLRLLNLADPVQSMLMAGDLDMGHARALLSLDRAAQITAANQIAAKKLSVREAESLAKKLGAEFNLVTQKPKKEKSRDIRRVEEELSDLLMAEVEVRVKKRVKRLGKMEEMGELSIQFGSLDELNGLIDKLRG, from the coding sequence ATGGTCACCAAAAAACCCAAAGGCCTGGGCCGCGGACTGGAGGCCTTGTTGGGCCCCAAAGTGGAAGAGGCGCCCGACACGGCTTCTTATGCCGAAAGCGGCTTGCCCAGCCAGCTCAAGCTTGACCAGATGGTTGCGGGCATGTACCAGCCGCGCACGCGCATGGACGAGGGCGCTTTGTACGAACTGGCCGAGTCCATCAAAGCGCAGGGCATCATGCAGCCGATTTTGGTGCGGCAGTTGCACGACGGCCCCAATGCAGGGAAATACGAGATCATTGCGGGCGAGCGGCGGTTTCGTGCCTCGCGCCTGGCGGGCCTGGACGCCGTCCCTGTTTTGGTGCGTGATGTGCCCAACGAGGCGGCAGCCGCCATGGCCCTCATTGAGAACATCCAGCGCGAAGACCTCAACCCGCTGGAAGAAGCCCAAGGCCTGCAACGCTTGATCAAAGAGTTTGGGCTCACTCACGAAACGGCGGCCCAAGCCGTTGGCCGCTCGCGCAGCGCGGCCAGCAACCTGCTGCGTTTGCTGAACCTGGCCGACCCGGTGCAGTCCATGCTGATGGCGGGAGACCTCGACATGGGCCACGCACGCGCTTTGCTGTCCTTGGACAGGGCGGCCCAAATCACCGCCGCCAACCAAATTGCGGCCAAGAAGCTGTCGGTGCGCGAGGCCGAGAGTCTGGCCAAAAAGCTGGGGGCCGAGTTCAACCTGGTCACCCAAAAGCCCAAAAAGGAAAAGTCCCGCGACATCCGCCGGGTGGAAGAAGAGCTGTCGGACCTGCTGATGGCCGAGGTCGAAGTGCGTGTGAAAAAGCGCGTCAAGCGTTTGGGCAAGATGGAAGAGATGGGGGAGTTGTCGATCCAGTTTGGCTCGCTCGACGAACTCAACGGCCTGATTGACAAATTGCGCGGGTAA
- a CDS encoding RBBP9/YdeN family alpha/beta hydrolase yields the protein MRWAKVHGFSVVEQNDWMRPRRGDWLARLDEVVIDAPGPVVLVAHSLGCILVSAWAAFSRHTAKVRAALLVAPGDVEAPAMQEMLPGWLPIEQQPLPFRSMVVGSDNDPYCSAERAQQLARDWSARWHSLGAAGHINADSSLGDWPGGHALLHTLLKD from the coding sequence ATGCGCTGGGCCAAGGTGCACGGTTTCAGTGTGGTGGAGCAAAACGACTGGATGCGGCCACGCCGGGGCGACTGGCTGGCGCGTTTGGACGAGGTGGTCATTGACGCCCCGGGGCCTGTGGTGCTGGTGGCACACAGCTTGGGCTGCATTTTGGTTTCTGCTTGGGCTGCCTTTTCGCGGCACACCGCCAAGGTGCGGGCGGCCTTGTTGGTGGCACCGGGCGACGTGGAAGCGCCCGCCATGCAAGAAATGTTGCCGGGCTGGTTGCCCATTGAACAACAGCCGCTGCCTTTTCGCAGCATGGTGGTGGGCAGTGACAACGACCCGTATTGCAGCGCCGAGCGTGCGCAGCAACTGGCCCGCGACTGGTCTGCCCGCTGGCACAGCTTGGGCGCGGCCGGGCACATCAACGCCGATTCATCGCTGGGCGATTGGCCGGGCGGCCACGCGCTTTTGCACACTCTTTTGAAGGATTGA
- a CDS encoding ParA family protein, translating into MAKIFCVANQKGGVGKTTTTVNLAAGLAKLGQRVLLVDLDPQGNATMGSGIDKRQLELSVYDVLLESATVNEAAVLAEKCGYRVLSANRELAGAEVELVQLEHRDQRLKNALAAVDADYDFVLIDCPPSLSMLTLNGLCSAHGVIVPMQCEYFALEGLTDLVNTIKQVHANLNKDLKIIGLLRVMFDPRITLQMQVSEQLKSHFGDKVFDTVIPRNVRLAEAPSYGLPGVVFDPHAKGSQAYVDFAAEMIKRAPTL; encoded by the coding sequence ATGGCCAAAATTTTCTGCGTTGCCAACCAAAAGGGTGGGGTGGGCAAAACCACCACCACGGTGAACCTGGCCGCGGGTTTGGCCAAACTGGGCCAGCGTGTGTTGTTGGTCGATCTGGACCCGCAGGGCAACGCCACCATGGGCTCGGGCATCGACAAACGCCAGCTGGAGCTGAGCGTGTACGACGTCTTGCTGGAGTCGGCCACCGTGAACGAGGCGGCGGTGCTGGCCGAAAAGTGTGGCTACCGGGTGCTGAGCGCCAACCGCGAACTCGCCGGTGCCGAGGTGGAGTTGGTGCAACTCGAGCACCGTGACCAGCGCCTCAAAAATGCGCTGGCAGCGGTCGATGCCGACTACGATTTTGTGCTCATCGATTGCCCGCCGTCCTTGTCCATGTTGACCTTGAATGGCCTGTGTTCGGCCCATGGCGTGATCGTGCCCATGCAGTGTGAGTACTTTGCGCTCGAAGGCCTGACCGACCTGGTCAACACCATCAAGCAGGTGCATGCCAACCTGAACAAAGACCTGAAAATCATTGGTTTGCTGCGCGTCATGTTCGACCCCCGCATCACGCTGCAGATGCAGGTCAGTGAACAACTCAAGTCGCACTTTGGCGACAAGGTGTTCGACACCGTGATCCCGCGCAATGTGCGCCTGGCCGAAGCGCCCAGTTATGGCTTGCCCGGCGTGGTGTTTGACCCGCACGCCAAGGGCAGCCAAGCGTATGTCGACTTCGCGGCCGAAATGATCAAACGGGCCCCCACGCTTTGA
- a CDS encoding LysE family translocator → MFFGISDYGAFVAAIVVFLAIPGPGNLALITSTSKGGMAGGLMATLGVIAGDQMLMWLAVAGVAAVLTTYPAAFVAIQWLGAVYLAWLGWKMLVAKPGDAPVLNIRPRQYFQQALAITLLNPKAIVFYMAFFPLFVDPQTHLGLISFAVMAATIAALTFLYGLGMTLLTHHLAERMRANPKVGRVLEKVAGIFLVGFGIKLAISK, encoded by the coding sequence ATGTTTTTCGGCATTTCGGATTACGGTGCATTTGTAGCCGCCATTGTGGTGTTTCTGGCCATTCCCGGGCCGGGTAACCTGGCCCTCATCACGTCCACCAGCAAGGGCGGCATGGCTGGCGGGCTCATGGCCACATTGGGGGTGATTGCGGGTGATCAGATGCTGATGTGGCTGGCCGTGGCGGGTGTGGCGGCGGTGTTGACCACGTACCCGGCGGCCTTTGTGGCCATCCAATGGCTGGGTGCGGTGTACTTGGCCTGGTTGGGTTGGAAAATGTTGGTGGCCAAACCCGGCGATGCGCCCGTTTTGAATATTCGGCCCCGTCAGTATTTTCAGCAGGCCTTGGCCATCACTTTGCTCAACCCCAAGGCGATTGTTTTCTACATGGCATTTTTTCCGCTGTTCGTTGATCCGCAAACCCATCTGGGTTTGATCAGCTTTGCGGTCATGGCGGCCACCATCGCCGCTTTGACCTTTTTGTACGGTTTGGGCATGACCTTGTTGACGCACCACTTGGCCGAGCGCATGCGGGCCAACCCCAAGGTGGGGCGGGTGCTTGAAAAGGTGGCGGGTATTTTTCTTGTGGGCTTTGGCATCAAACTGGCCATTTCCAAATAA
- a CDS encoding LysE family transporter, producing MFGISDYGAFAAAFVLLLFLPGPGNLALISSASKGGMAGGLASVLGLLLGDQILLWLTVAGVDAVLKSNPPLFITLQWAGAAYLVWLGGKMLLSKPGQGPGLQITPGYYFRETLLITLLNPKAIMFYLAFFPQFIDPVHHQGWVTFGVMAGTIVVLGFAYCFGVVWVTHHMAERIRANPKWTSWLQKLAGVCLIGFGLRMVVAK from the coding sequence ATGTTTGGTATCTCGGATTACGGCGCATTCGCTGCGGCCTTTGTCCTCCTTTTGTTCTTGCCCGGCCCCGGTAACTTGGCCCTGATCAGCTCGGCCAGCAAAGGGGGAATGGCGGGCGGATTGGCCTCGGTTTTGGGCTTGCTTTTGGGCGATCAGATTTTGTTGTGGCTCACGGTGGCCGGTGTGGATGCGGTGCTCAAATCCAATCCACCTTTGTTCATCACTCTGCAGTGGGCGGGAGCGGCTTATCTGGTTTGGCTGGGTGGCAAGATGCTGTTGTCCAAACCCGGGCAGGGCCCTGGTTTACAAATCACGCCCGGGTATTATTTTCGGGAAACATTGCTCATCACCTTGCTCAACCCCAAGGCGATCATGTTTTATCTGGCGTTTTTTCCGCAGTTCATTGATCCGGTCCATCACCAAGGGTGGGTGACTTTTGGGGTGATGGCGGGGACAATTGTTGTACTGGGTTTTGCGTACTGTTTTGGCGTAGTTTGGGTCACCCACCACATGGCCGAGCGCATCCGTGCAAATCCCAAGTGGACGTCATGGTTGCAAAAGTTGGCAGGTGTGTGCTTGATTGGTTTTGGACTCAGGATGGTGGTGGCCAAATAA
- the rsmG gene encoding 16S rRNA (guanine(527)-N(7))-methyltransferase RsmG, translating into MSVNLEAGLRSGAQALGLVLTDAQIQHLLDYAALIQKWNKVYNLTALRDPADMLTHHLLDSLTAIAPLRRHTQGQPIQVLDVGSGGGLPGVVLAICMPELNVSCVDTVAKKAAFVQQVAVSLKLPNLRGLHARVESLTDPYQVICSRAFASLPDFVTWSRSALAEGGVWMAMKGKHPQGEIDALPADVKVFHVEPLAVPGLDVERCMVWMKAKTD; encoded by the coding sequence ATGAGCGTGAATTTGGAGGCGGGCCTGCGCTCGGGTGCACAAGCCTTGGGCTTGGTTTTGACGGATGCGCAAATCCAGCACTTGTTGGACTATGCGGCGCTGATCCAGAAATGGAACAAGGTCTACAACCTGACGGCGCTGCGCGATCCGGCGGACATGCTCACGCACCACCTGTTGGACAGCCTGACCGCCATCGCCCCCTTGCGCCGACACACCCAGGGCCAGCCCATCCAGGTGTTGGATGTGGGCTCAGGCGGCGGTTTGCCTGGGGTGGTCTTGGCTATTTGTATGCCCGAGTTGAATGTGAGCTGCGTGGACACGGTAGCCAAGAAGGCCGCCTTTGTTCAGCAGGTGGCTGTGAGCCTGAAGTTGCCCAACTTGCGGGGTTTGCATGCGCGGGTCGAGTCCCTGACCGATCCGTACCAGGTCATTTGTTCCCGCGCCTTTGCTTCTTTGCCTGACTTTGTGACCTGGTCCCGTTCGGCACTGGCCGAGGGTGGGGTGTGGATGGCCATGAAGGGCAAACACCCTCAGGGAGAAATCGACGCATTGCCTGCCGACGTGAAGGTGTTTCACGTGGAACCATTGGCGGTGCCGGGCCTGGACGTGGAGCGCTGCATGGTTTGGATGAAGGCCAAAACAGACTGA
- the mnmG gene encoding tRNA uridine-5-carboxymethylaminomethyl(34) synthesis enzyme MnmG, which translates to MLYPQEFDVIVVGGGHAGTEAALASARMGCKTLLLSHNIETLGQMSCNPSIGGIGKGHLVKEVDALGGAMALATDEGGIQFRILNSSKGPAVRATRAQADRILYKAAIRRMLENQPNLWLFQQAVDDLMVEGDRVVGAVTQVGIRFRSRTVVLTAGTFLDGKIHVGLQNYAAGRAGDPPAVSLSARLKELKLPQGRLKTGTPPRLDGRTIDFSKCLEQPGDGVPGGMNPEGGVPVFSFMGNADMHPQQVPCWITHTNERTHDIIRSGFDRSPMFTGKIEGVGPRYCPSVEDKINRFADKDSHQIFLEPEGLTTHEYYPNGISTSLPFDIQYDLVRSMKGLENCHILRPGYAIEYDYFDPRSLKNSFETRQINGLFFAGQINGTTGYEEAAAQGLFAGINAALQCRGEAAWTPARDQAYLGVLVDDLVTQGVTEPYRMFTSRAEFRLQLREDNADARLTEVGRQMGLVDDARWDVFSRKRDAVSRETERLKSTWVNPRNLPAAESERVLGKAIEHEHNLFDLLRRPNVNYPALMTLDGGRMASTDVSRETLGDLSPSVIEQVEIAAKYSGYIDRQKGEVERAAFYEHLRLPESLDYMQVSALSIEARQKLAKHRPETLGQASRISGITPASVSLLLIHLKKGGFKGFMQAAEEGVQA; encoded by the coding sequence ATGCTTTACCCTCAAGAATTCGATGTGATCGTGGTCGGTGGTGGCCATGCCGGTACCGAAGCGGCGCTCGCGTCAGCCCGCATGGGTTGTAAAACGCTTTTGCTCAGCCACAACATCGAGACGCTGGGGCAGATGAGCTGCAACCCCAGCATTGGCGGCATTGGCAAGGGCCACTTGGTCAAAGAAGTCGATGCTTTGGGTGGTGCCATGGCGCTGGCCACCGACGAGGGCGGCATCCAGTTCCGCATCTTGAACAGCTCCAAAGGTCCGGCCGTGCGAGCGACCCGCGCCCAGGCCGACCGCATTTTGTACAAAGCCGCTATCCGCCGGATGCTGGAGAACCAGCCCAACCTGTGGCTGTTCCAGCAAGCCGTGGACGATCTGATGGTGGAGGGCGACCGGGTGGTGGGGGCGGTCACACAAGTGGGCATTCGTTTCCGTTCGCGCACCGTGGTGCTGACGGCCGGCACATTCCTGGACGGCAAGATCCATGTGGGTTTGCAAAACTATGCGGCGGGCAGGGCAGGTGATCCGCCAGCCGTCAGCCTGTCGGCGCGTCTGAAAGAACTCAAGTTGCCGCAAGGCCGCTTGAAGACCGGCACACCGCCACGCCTGGACGGCCGCACCATTGATTTTTCCAAGTGCTTGGAACAACCCGGCGATGGCGTGCCCGGCGGCATGAACCCCGAGGGTGGGGTGCCAGTGTTCAGCTTCATGGGCAACGCAGATATGCACCCGCAGCAAGTGCCGTGCTGGATCACTCACACCAACGAGCGCACCCACGACATCATCCGCTCCGGCTTTGACCGCAGCCCCATGTTCACCGGCAAGATCGAGGGCGTGGGCCCGCGCTATTGCCCGAGCGTCGAAGACAAGATCAACCGCTTTGCCGATAAGGACAGCCACCAGATTTTTCTGGAACCCGAAGGCCTGACCACCCACGAGTATTACCCCAACGGCATCTCGACCAGCTTGCCGTTTGACATTCAGTACGACCTGGTGCGCTCGATGAAGGGGCTGGAAAACTGCCATATCCTCAGGCCAGGCTACGCCATCGAATACGACTACTTTGACCCCCGTTCGCTGAAGAACAGCTTTGAGACGCGTCAGATCAACGGCCTGTTCTTTGCTGGGCAGATCAACGGCACCACCGGTTACGAAGAGGCAGCGGCCCAGGGTTTGTTTGCGGGCATCAACGCCGCGCTGCAATGCCGAGGCGAAGCAGCCTGGACGCCTGCACGCGATCAGGCCTATTTGGGCGTGCTGGTGGACGACTTGGTGACCCAGGGCGTGACCGAGCCCTACCGCATGTTCACCAGCCGAGCGGAGTTCCGGTTGCAGCTGCGCGAAGACAATGCCGATGCCCGCCTCACCGAAGTAGGTCGCCAAATGGGTTTGGTGGACGACGCCCGTTGGGACGTGTTCAGCCGCAAACGCGATGCTGTTTCACGTGAAACAGAACGCCTCAAATCCACCTGGGTGAACCCGCGCAACCTGCCAGCGGCAGAGTCCGAGCGTGTGTTGGGCAAAGCCATTGAGCACGAGCACAACCTGTTCGATTTGTTGCGCAGACCCAATGTGAACTATCCCGCTTTGATGACGCTGGACGGCGGGCGCATGGCCAGCACTGATGTTTCACGTGAAACGTTGGGCGACTTAAGCCCTTCGGTGATTGAGCAGGTTGAGATTGCGGCCAAGTATTCCGGCTACATCGACCGCCAAAAAGGGGAGGTGGAGCGTGCCGCGTTTTATGAGCATCTGCGCCTGCCCGAGAGTCTGGATTACATGCAGGTGTCGGCCTTGTCGATCGAGGCACGCCAAAAGCTGGCCAAGCACCGCCCCGAAACCCTGGGTCAGGCTTCTCGCATTTCGGGCATCACGCCCGCCAGCGTGTCCTTGCTCTTGATTCACCTGAAGAAGGGTGGCTTCAAAGGTTTCATGCAAGCTGCTGAGGAAGGCGTGCAGGCATGA
- a CDS encoding Lrp/AsnC family transcriptional regulator, giving the protein METLDKFDWAILNELQKDGRLTNAELAQRVGLSAAPCWRRVRALEESGVIQGYRAEINRQKVGLDVLAFVRLDAERNRGDITRQLEEAILKIPEVVSCHYISGTGTFELQVVSKDLNTFSQFARDVLINLPNVKDLHTSFSLGEVKAAGALPLKS; this is encoded by the coding sequence ATGGAAACGTTGGACAAATTTGATTGGGCGATATTGAATGAATTGCAAAAAGACGGTCGCCTGACCAATGCCGAATTGGCACAGCGCGTGGGCTTGTCGGCCGCACCTTGCTGGCGACGCGTGCGGGCGCTGGAGGAGTCGGGCGTCATCCAAGGTTACCGGGCCGAAATCAACCGCCAAAAGGTCGGCCTGGATGTACTGGCTTTTGTGCGGCTGGATGCAGAGCGCAACCGAGGTGACATCACGCGCCAACTGGAAGAGGCGATCCTCAAAATCCCCGAGGTGGTGTCTTGCCACTACATCAGCGGCACCGGCACCTTTGAGCTGCAGGTGGTCAGCAAAGACCTGAACACCTTCAGCCAGTTTGCCCGCGATGTGCTGATCAACTTGCCCAATGTGAAAGACTTGCACACCAGTTTTTCATTGGGCGAAGTCAAAGCGGCAGGGGCCTTGCCTCTCAAGTCTTGA